A single region of the Acidobacteriota bacterium genome encodes:
- the ilvB gene encoding biosynthetic-type acetolactate synthase large subunit, with amino-acid sequence MNTEAVVLTGAEIVCECLLREGVDIVFGYPGGAILPTYDALTKYPQLHHVLTRHEQGASHMADGYARATGKVGVAMATSGPGATNLVTGIATAMMDSSPIVCITGQVPTGAIGTDAFQETDVTGITLPITKHNYLVTSLDELAEVMREAFHIARTGRPGPVLVDIPKDIQNQSTNFVYPTEPVTLPGYKPPRVGRADQVDAALKLIRESRRPIILAGHGISMSNANRELAQLCERAQIPVALTLLGKGAISEQHPMCLGMMGMHGGAEVNHAIQQADLLIALGMRFDDRVTGNLATYARNSRKIHVDIDPSEINKNVNVDVGIVGDLGEVLRQLLDRVERRPNDAWFDRIAEWRADSELREIVRPAEAPQHPAVPEGKLLGAQVIRDLFEFTGGNAVTVTDVGQHQMWEAQYYQHERPHSLITSGGLGTMGFGLPAAIGAKMARPDQEVWAIVGDGGFQMTSMELATAVQEQVNVHIAVINNGFLGMVRQWQEFFYEERYNQTPMVNPDFCKLAEAYGIPATRVTERGQIEEAVNENRARTAGPTLIDFVVEKEEIVFPMVPAGADLDDMIRRPTPEEFERKRRERAAAAEAPEEPAPEPEAPAAAATVGTRFGV; translated from the coding sequence CGCGTCCCACATGGCGGACGGCTACGCCCGGGCCACCGGCAAGGTCGGGGTCGCGATGGCGACCAGCGGCCCCGGCGCCACGAATCTGGTCACCGGTATCGCGACCGCGATGATGGATTCCTCGCCCATCGTCTGCATCACCGGCCAGGTGCCGACCGGCGCCATCGGCACAGACGCCTTCCAGGAGACGGACGTCACCGGGATCACCTTGCCGATTACGAAGCACAACTACCTGGTCACCAGCCTGGACGAGCTGGCAGAAGTCATGCGGGAGGCCTTCCACATCGCGCGTACCGGCCGGCCGGGCCCCGTGCTCGTCGACATTCCCAAGGACATCCAGAATCAGTCCACGAACTTCGTCTACCCAACGGAGCCGGTCACGCTGCCGGGCTACAAGCCTCCCAGAGTCGGACGTGCGGATCAGGTCGACGCCGCCCTGAAACTCATCCGCGAGTCGAGACGTCCCATCATCCTGGCCGGACACGGCATCTCCATGTCGAACGCGAACCGCGAACTTGCGCAACTCTGCGAGCGGGCGCAGATTCCGGTCGCGCTCACGCTGCTCGGAAAGGGCGCCATCTCCGAGCAACACCCGATGTGCCTCGGGATGATGGGGATGCACGGCGGCGCCGAAGTGAACCACGCCATCCAGCAGGCCGACCTGCTGATCGCCCTCGGTATGCGCTTCGACGACCGGGTAACCGGCAACCTGGCGACCTACGCCCGGAACTCACGCAAGATTCACGTGGACATCGATCCCTCCGAGATCAACAAGAACGTGAACGTCGACGTCGGCATCGTCGGCGACCTCGGTGAGGTTCTCCGGCAATTGCTGGACCGCGTCGAACGCCGGCCGAACGACGCCTGGTTCGACCGCATCGCGGAGTGGCGGGCGGACTCGGAGCTGCGCGAGATCGTGCGGCCCGCCGAGGCGCCCCAGCATCCCGCCGTGCCCGAGGGCAAGCTGCTCGGCGCCCAGGTCATCCGTGATCTGTTCGAGTTCACCGGCGGCAACGCCGTGACCGTCACCGATGTCGGCCAGCACCAGATGTGGGAGGCCCAGTACTACCAGCACGAACGGCCTCACAGCCTGATCACGAGCGGCGGGCTCGGCACGATGGGGTTCGGCCTGCCGGCCGCCATCGGCGCCAAGATGGCCCGGCCCGACCAGGAGGTGTGGGCGATCGTCGGCGACGGCGGCTTCCAGATGACCTCGATGGAACTCGCTACCGCGGTCCAGGAGCAGGTCAACGTGCACATCGCCGTGATCAACAACGGATTCCTCGGCATGGTCCGCCAGTGGCAGGAGTTCTTCTACGAGGAGCGCTACAACCAGACGCCCATGGTCAATCCGGACTTCTGCAAGCTGGCGGAGGCCTATGGGATCCCGGCTACCCGGGTCACCGAACGCGGCCAGATCGAAGAGGCCGTGAACGAAAACCGGGCCCGCACCGCCGGTCCGACCCTGATCGACTTCGTCGTCGAGAAGGAGGAGATCGTCTTTCCCATGGTGCCGGCCGGCGCCGACCTCGACGACATGATCCGCCGGCCGACGCCGGAGGAGTTCGAGCGCAAGCGCCGCGAACGGGCGGCGGCAGCGGAGGCTCCCGAAGAGCCAGCGCCGGAACCCGAAGCCCCGGCCGCGGCGGCCACCGTCGGCACGCGGTTCGGAGTCTGA
- the ilvN gene encoding acetolactate synthase small subunit — protein sequence MAKHILAALVENRPGVLARVSNLFRRRSFNIDSLSVGRTQRENISRMTIVMESDAAEADRLVKNLYKLVDVVHVDHLHSQPSVVRDMALVKVRASSENRREVIQLCDIFRARIIDVSAESLVVEITGEEEKLEHFTELVRPFGIVEMVRTGVIALGRGGHTLKDEGYKPNRTRSARRRNVL from the coding sequence ATGGCCAAGCACATCCTGGCGGCGCTGGTCGAGAACCGCCCGGGCGTTTTGGCCCGGGTGTCGAACCTCTTCAGACGGCGCAGCTTCAACATCGACAGCCTGTCCGTGGGACGCACCCAGCGAGAGAACATCTCCCGCATGACGATCGTCATGGAGTCCGACGCCGCCGAGGCCGACCGCCTGGTCAAGAACCTCTACAAGCTGGTCGACGTGGTCCATGTCGACCACCTCCACAGCCAGCCGTCCGTGGTCCGCGACATGGCCCTCGTCAAGGTCAGGGCATCGTCGGAGAACCGGCGTGAAGTCATCCAGCTCTGCGACATCTTCCGTGCCCGCATCATCGACGTGAGCGCCGAATCCCTGGTGGTCGAGATCACGGGCGAGGAAGAGAAACTCGAGCACTTCACCGAACTCGTGCGTCCCTTCGGGATCGTCGAGATGGTCCGAACCGGCGTGATCGCTCTCGGACGCGGCGGCCACACCCTGAAGGACGAGGGATACAAACCGAACCGCACCCGATCCGCCCGCCGGCGCAACGTGCTCTGA
- the ilvC gene encoding ketol-acid reductoisomerase translates to MAKLYYDDDADLSRLTGKTVAVIGYGSQGHAHALNLRDSGLEVVVGLRAGSGSQAKAEADGLEVLSNAAAAAKGQMIMILAPDTAQATLYEQDIAPNLEAGDTLMFAHGFNIRYGEIEAPENVNVSLVAPKAPGHRVREVFTEGAGTPGLVAVENDATGGALADALAYAKGIGCTRAGVIETTFAEETETDLFGEQIVLCGGASALVRAGFEKLVAAGYQPEVAYFECLHELKLIVDLMYEGGLGYMWYSVSDTAEHGGYHAGDQLITKDVREVMDKVLRDIQDGTYARDWIAENKNGRPRFDPRRATERTHPIEEVGRELRRMMPFLDAKEV, encoded by the coding sequence ATGGCAAAGCTCTACTACGACGACGACGCCGATCTCTCCCGCCTTACGGGCAAGACAGTCGCGGTCATCGGCTACGGCAGCCAGGGCCACGCCCATGCGCTGAACCTACGCGACAGCGGGCTCGAAGTCGTCGTCGGACTGCGGGCGGGAAGCGGCAGCCAGGCCAAGGCCGAGGCCGACGGTCTCGAAGTGCTGAGCAACGCCGCCGCCGCCGCCAAAGGTCAGATGATCATGATCCTGGCCCCCGACACCGCGCAGGCGACGCTCTACGAACAGGACATCGCGCCGAACCTCGAAGCCGGGGACACACTGATGTTCGCGCACGGCTTCAACATCCGCTACGGCGAGATCGAGGCGCCGGAAAACGTCAACGTGTCCCTGGTGGCGCCGAAGGCGCCCGGACACCGTGTGCGCGAAGTGTTCACCGAGGGCGCCGGCACGCCGGGCCTCGTCGCGGTCGAGAACGACGCGACGGGCGGCGCCCTGGCGGACGCCCTCGCCTACGCCAAGGGCATCGGCTGCACGCGGGCCGGCGTGATCGAGACGACCTTCGCCGAGGAGACCGAGACCGATCTCTTCGGCGAGCAGATCGTGCTCTGCGGTGGCGCCTCGGCGCTGGTGCGCGCCGGGTTCGAGAAGCTGGTCGCGGCCGGCTACCAGCCGGAAGTCGCGTACTTCGAATGCCTGCACGAGTTGAAGCTGATCGTCGACCTGATGTACGAAGGCGGCCTCGGCTACATGTGGTACAGCGTCTCCGACACCGCCGAGCACGGCGGCTACCACGCCGGCGATCAACTGATCACGAAGGACGTGCGCGAGGTGATGGACAAGGTGCTCCGCGACATCCAGGACGGGACCTATGCCCGCGACTGGATCGCGGAGAACAAGAACGGCCGGCCGCGGTTCGATCCCCGCCGGGCGACGGAGAGGACGCATCCGATCGAGGAAGTTGGCCGGGAACTGCGTCGGATGATGCCGTTCCTGGACGCCAAGGAGGTGTAG
- a CDS encoding 2-isopropylmalate synthase codes for MKGRKSRNGDYVRIFDTTLRDGEQSPGATMTSAEKLEVARQLAVLGVDIIEAGFPAASPDDLEGVRRIAREVGARKGPVIAGLARCWREDIDKAWEGVRDAARPRIHAFIATSDLHMERKLGMTREQVLSQVGHMVAHARSLCDDIEFSPEDGSRSDPDFLVEVLSLAIKEGATTLNIPDTVGYDMPVEYRDLFRYLMEHTDGADRVIWSAHCHDDLGCATANTLAAIEAGVRQVEVTINGIGERAGNTSLEEVVMALHTRPQVYGVGTRLNTTELVRTSRLVAHYTGIAVPRNKAIVGENAFAHEAGIHQHGMLQDQRTYEIMTPQTVGLTQSKLVLGKHSGKHALRVRMEELGFELNREELGEAFRRFKQLADQKKDITDADLQALANQEILAPTEIFTLLELQISCGRPGMPTATARLRGPNGQEYISPGVGTGPVDATFSAIDAVVEAENTLLEYNVHSVTEGIDAMGEVTVRIKSPASGPGDGRIFGGYGADTDVIVASAKAYLAALNRMLTVIGTKYTAGEGAPATLRVSSPQPVEA; via the coding sequence ATGAAAGGACGAAAAAGTCGGAACGGCGACTACGTCCGAATCTTCGACACCACGCTGCGCGACGGCGAGCAATCGCCCGGCGCAACGATGACCAGCGCCGAGAAGCTCGAGGTGGCGCGCCAACTCGCCGTGCTCGGCGTCGACATCATCGAAGCCGGTTTCCCCGCGGCCAGCCCCGACGACCTGGAGGGGGTGCGGCGGATCGCGCGCGAGGTAGGGGCCCGAAAGGGCCCGGTCATCGCGGGTCTCGCCCGCTGCTGGCGCGAGGACATCGACAAGGCCTGGGAAGGAGTCCGGGACGCCGCCAGGCCGCGCATTCACGCCTTCATCGCCACCTCCGACCTGCACATGGAACGCAAGCTGGGGATGACCCGGGAGCAGGTGTTGAGCCAGGTCGGCCACATGGTCGCGCATGCCCGCTCCTTGTGCGACGACATCGAGTTCAGCCCCGAGGACGGCAGCCGCTCCGACCCGGACTTCCTGGTCGAGGTGCTTTCGCTGGCGATCAAGGAAGGCGCCACAACGCTGAACATTCCGGACACGGTCGGCTACGACATGCCGGTCGAGTACCGGGACCTGTTCCGCTACCTGATGGAGCACACGGACGGCGCCGATCGGGTGATCTGGTCGGCCCACTGCCACGACGACCTCGGCTGCGCCACGGCGAACACCCTGGCCGCGATCGAGGCCGGCGTCCGCCAGGTCGAAGTGACGATCAACGGCATCGGCGAACGCGCCGGGAACACGTCGCTCGAGGAAGTCGTCATGGCGCTTCACACCCGGCCCCAGGTCTACGGCGTCGGCACCCGTCTGAACACGACCGAACTCGTGCGCACGAGCCGCCTGGTGGCGCACTACACCGGCATCGCGGTGCCCCGGAACAAGGCGATCGTGGGTGAGAACGCGTTCGCGCACGAGGCCGGCATCCACCAGCACGGCATGCTCCAGGATCAGCGCACCTACGAGATCATGACCCCGCAGACCGTCGGCCTGACCCAGAGCAAGCTGGTCCTGGGCAAGCACTCCGGCAAGCACGCGCTGCGGGTGCGCATGGAGGAACTCGGCTTCGAACTGAACCGGGAAGAACTCGGCGAGGCCTTCCGGCGCTTCAAGCAGCTCGCCGACCAGAAGAAGGACATCACCGACGCCGACCTGCAGGCGCTCGCGAACCAGGAGATCCTGGCGCCAACGGAGATCTTCACGCTGCTCGAGCTGCAGATCTCCTGCGGGCGGCCCGGCATGCCGACCGCGACCGCCCGACTGCGCGGTCCGAACGGCCAGGAGTACATCTCGCCGGGTGTCGGGACCGGCCCCGTCGACGCCACCTTCAGCGCGATCGACGCGGTCGTCGAGGCCGAGAACACGCTGCTCGAGTACAACGTCCACAGCGTCACCGAAGGCATTGACGCGATGGGCGAGGTCACGGTGCGGATCAAGAGCCCGGCCTCCGGCCCCGGCGACGGCCGGATCTTCGGCGGTTACGGCGCCGACACGGACGTCATCGTCGCCTCGGCCAAGGCTTATCTCGCGGCCCTCAACCGGATGCTGACCGTCATCGGCACCAAGTACACGGCCGGCGAGGGCGCACCGGCGACTCTCAGGGTCTCGAGCCCGCAGCCGGTGGAAGCATGA
- the leuC gene encoding 3-isopropylmalate dehydratase large subunit — protein sequence MSQTRTLFEKIWRRHLVAAEERGLPATLFIDLHLVHEVTSPQAFTDLAERGLTVRRPDLTLATMDHSTPTDPSIDGARLRVLDPEGSAQLDQLQANCERYGIPLYAMGDERRGIVHVIGPELGATQPGMTVVCGDSHTSTHGAVGALAFGIGTSEVGHVLATQCLLQHRPKTYEVRVDGRLQEGVVAKDIILAVIARLGIGGGTGHVFEYTGEAIRSLDMEGRMTVCNMSIEGGARAGLIAPDDVTFDYLEGRAMAPSGEAWEAALEDWRSLPTDEGAVYDRTTTVDGSSLEPMVTYGTNPGMAIPIAGAIPEDAAVEPEKRASFRKALDYMALEPGQQLEGKPIDVVFVGSCTNSRYSDLAAAAGVLRGRKVADGLRVLVVPGSDAVKRQAERDGLAQIFVDAGAEWREAGCSMCLAMNGDQLAPGQYAVSTSNRNFEGRQGAGGRTFLASPLTAAASAITGRVTDVREVLS from the coding sequence ATGAGCCAGACCCGGACACTGTTCGAGAAGATCTGGCGGCGCCACCTGGTCGCGGCCGAGGAGCGCGGCCTGCCTGCAACGCTCTTCATCGATCTGCATCTGGTTCACGAAGTGACCTCGCCCCAGGCGTTCACCGACCTGGCCGAACGGGGATTGACCGTGCGGCGGCCCGATCTGACCCTGGCGACGATGGACCATTCGACGCCGACAGATCCCTCGATCGATGGCGCAAGGCTCAGGGTGCTCGACCCGGAGGGCTCGGCGCAGCTCGACCAGTTGCAGGCGAACTGCGAACGCTACGGCATCCCGCTGTACGCGATGGGCGACGAGCGGCGCGGCATCGTGCACGTGATTGGACCGGAACTCGGCGCCACTCAGCCCGGAATGACGGTCGTCTGCGGCGACAGCCATACGAGCACCCACGGCGCGGTCGGGGCGCTCGCCTTCGGCATCGGCACCAGCGAGGTCGGCCACGTCCTCGCCACGCAGTGCCTCTTGCAGCACCGGCCGAAGACCTATGAGGTCCGGGTCGACGGCCGGCTGCAGGAGGGCGTGGTCGCCAAGGACATCATCCTGGCCGTGATCGCCAGGCTCGGGATCGGCGGCGGCACGGGCCACGTGTTCGAGTACACCGGCGAAGCGATCCGGTCGCTCGACATGGAAGGCCGGATGACGGTCTGCAACATGTCGATCGAGGGCGGTGCCCGCGCCGGGCTGATCGCGCCCGACGACGTGACCTTCGATTACCTCGAGGGGCGGGCGATGGCACCGTCCGGCGAGGCCTGGGAGGCGGCGCTCGAGGACTGGCGTTCCCTGCCCACCGACGAGGGGGCGGTCTACGACCGGACCACCACGGTCGACGGTTCGAGTCTCGAACCGATGGTCACCTACGGGACGAATCCAGGCATGGCGATCCCGATCGCCGGCGCGATTCCCGAAGACGCGGCGGTCGAACCCGAGAAGCGAGCCTCGTTCCGCAAGGCGCTCGACTACATGGCGCTCGAACCGGGCCAGCAGCTTGAGGGCAAGCCGATCGACGTCGTCTTCGTCGGCAGTTGCACGAACTCCCGCTACAGCGACCTTGCGGCCGCCGCGGGCGTCCTGCGGGGACGCAAGGTCGCCGACGGCCTCCGCGTGCTCGTGGTGCCCGGGTCCGACGCCGTGAAGCGGCAGGCGGAGCGCGACGGCCTCGCCCAGATCTTCGTCGACGCCGGCGCCGAGTGGCGCGAGGCCGGTTGCTCCATGTGCCTGGCGATGAACGGCGATCAACTGGCGCCCGGCCAGTACGCGGTCAGCACCTCCAACCGCAACTTCGAGGGCCGCCAGGGCGCCGGCGGACGCACCTTCCTGGCGAGTCCGTTGACTGCGGCCGCGTCGGCTATCACGGGCCGCGTGACCGACGTCCGCGAGGTGCTGTCGTGA
- the leuD gene encoding 3-isopropylmalate dehydratase small subunit has product MSSRFDRFTGTLAPLPIQNVDTDQIIPASYLKVTDRSGLASGLFSRWRYRDGDPEGEPISDFVLNRAEHAEARILLAGDNFGCGSSREHAPWALVGYGFRVVISTSFADIFHSNALKNGLLVVPVTEEVSASLFAAVSADPAAEVTIDLEAQTLRLPDGSETAFEVDPFARRCLLDGTDQLGYLLKQGPAIEAFEAGHPSRLDTRSA; this is encoded by the coding sequence GTGAGCAGCCGCTTCGATCGCTTCACCGGCACCCTGGCGCCGCTGCCGATCCAGAACGTCGACACCGACCAGATCATCCCGGCCTCCTACCTCAAGGTCACCGACCGCAGCGGCCTCGCCTCCGGCCTGTTCTCCCGCTGGCGCTACCGGGACGGAGACCCGGAAGGCGAACCCATCTCCGACTTCGTGCTGAACCGCGCCGAGCACGCCGAAGCCAGGATCCTCCTGGCCGGCGACAACTTCGGTTGCGGCAGCTCCCGCGAGCACGCGCCCTGGGCCCTCGTCGGCTACGGCTTCCGCGTTGTGATCAGCACCTCCTTCGCCGACATCTTCCACAGCAACGCGCTGAAGAACGGCCTGCTCGTCGTTCCGGTGACGGAAGAGGTGTCCGCGTCCCTGTTCGCCGCCGTTTCCGCCGATCCGGCAGCCGAAGTCACGATCGACCTGGAAGCGCAGACACTACGCCTCCCCGACGGCAGTGAAACGGCCTTCGAAGTCGATCCCTTCGCCCGCCGCTGCCTGCTCGACGGCACGGACCAGCTCGGCTATCTACTGAAGCAGGGGCCGGCGATCGAGGCGTTCGAGGCGGGGCACCCCTCGCGGCTCGACACGCGGTCGGCCTGA
- the leuB gene encoding 3-isopropylmalate dehydrogenase: protein MQANIVLLPGDGIGPEVTAEAARILRAVADLGEHEFRLDSHPMGGNAIDDFQNPLPPTTLASCKEADAVLLGAVGGPKWSDPTAELRPEQGLLDLRAELGLFANLRPVPVFESLAPFAPLKPELLRGVDLLFVRELTGGIYFGPRQEQGDGDVAHDTLVYSTGEVERVARVALKAARRRRKKVASIDKANVLASMRLWRRAVTEVAGAYPDIEVTHHLVDAFAMQLMRSPADYDVILAGNMFGDILSDEAAILAGSLGMLPSASLGSGRQGLYEPVHGSAPDIAGRGIANPIGAILSAAMLLRHSLDLEVEAAQVEAAVAAVLDDGLRTADLVPEGGQAVSTEELGRAVEAKL, encoded by the coding sequence ATGCAAGCGAACATCGTCCTTCTGCCCGGCGACGGCATCGGGCCCGAAGTCACCGCCGAAGCAGCCCGGATTCTCAGAGCGGTCGCCGACCTGGGCGAGCACGAGTTCCGGCTCGATTCCCATCCGATGGGTGGAAACGCGATCGACGACTTCCAGAATCCGCTGCCACCCACGACACTGGCCTCCTGCAAGGAGGCCGATGCGGTGCTGCTCGGCGCCGTCGGCGGACCGAAGTGGTCCGACCCGACGGCCGAGCTCAGGCCTGAGCAGGGGCTCCTCGACCTGCGGGCCGAACTCGGGCTGTTCGCCAATCTACGACCGGTGCCCGTGTTCGAATCGCTCGCCCCGTTCGCGCCGCTCAAGCCCGAACTGCTGCGCGGCGTGGATCTCCTGTTCGTGCGCGAACTGACCGGCGGCATCTACTTCGGTCCCCGCCAGGAACAGGGCGACGGCGACGTGGCGCACGACACCCTGGTCTACTCGACCGGCGAAGTGGAGCGAGTCGCCCGCGTGGCGCTGAAGGCTGCCCGGAGGCGCCGAAAGAAGGTCGCGTCGATCGACAAGGCGAACGTCCTTGCCTCGATGCGGCTTTGGCGCCGCGCAGTGACCGAGGTCGCCGGCGCCTACCCCGACATTGAGGTGACTCACCACCTGGTGGACGCCTTCGCCATGCAGTTGATGCGCTCGCCCGCGGACTACGACGTGATCCTGGCCGGCAACATGTTCGGCGACATCCTGAGCGACGAGGCTGCGATTCTCGCCGGCTCCCTCGGCATGCTGCCCTCGGCGTCGCTGGGCTCCGGGCGACAGGGCCTGTACGAACCGGTCCACGGTTCGGCGCCCGACATCGCCGGTCGCGGCATCGCGAACCCGATCGGCGCGATCCTGAGCGCCGCGATGCTGCTCCGGCACAGTCTTGATCTCGAGGTCGAGGCGGCCCAGGTCGAAGCGGCGGTCGCGGCGGTTCTGGACGACGGGCTGCGCACCGCGGACCTGGTGCCGGAGGGCGGTCAGGCCGTGTCGACGGAGGAGTTGGGAAGGGCGGTGGAGGCGAAGCTCTGA
- a CDS encoding undecaprenyl-diphosphate phosphatase: MQLILVALVQGLTEYLPISSTAHLILLPRLFGWPDQGLAVDVAANTGTLLAVVAYFRKDLVVYVRALRPGVDAGDANARRMIPLLAVASVPVLVIGIAIEGWVAGAARSPGVIAWATIGFGLVLGAADRWGGQDRRLGQLTWPRAVVFGVAQAMALVPGASRAGVVISAGRLLGFDRESSARFAFLMAIPAGIFVAGNNTLEMLSGELPVSHLPSLLLVAALSAVVGYLVIGALLGWVRRRSLQVFVAYRLVLGAVLLVLFQS, translated from the coding sequence GTGCAGTTGATTCTCGTGGCCTTGGTACAGGGGCTCACGGAGTACCTGCCGATCAGTTCGACGGCGCACCTGATCCTGTTGCCGCGGCTGTTCGGCTGGCCCGACCAGGGCCTTGCGGTCGACGTGGCGGCGAACACCGGCACGCTGCTGGCTGTCGTCGCCTACTTTCGGAAGGACCTGGTGGTCTACGTCCGGGCTCTGCGCCCGGGCGTGGATGCCGGCGACGCGAACGCGCGGCGGATGATCCCCCTGCTGGCCGTCGCGTCGGTGCCGGTGCTCGTCATCGGTATCGCGATAGAAGGCTGGGTGGCCGGCGCCGCCCGTAGTCCCGGCGTGATCGCCTGGGCGACGATCGGCTTCGGCCTGGTGCTAGGGGCGGCCGACCGCTGGGGTGGACAGGACCGCCGGCTCGGGCAGTTGACCTGGCCACGAGCGGTGGTGTTTGGCGTTGCGCAGGCCATGGCGCTCGTGCCGGGCGCCTCCCGGGCCGGAGTCGTGATCAGCGCCGGCCGGCTGCTCGGCTTCGACCGCGAATCGTCGGCGCGATTCGCCTTCCTGATGGCGATTCCCGCCGGCATCTTCGTCGCCGGCAACAACACCCTGGAGATGCTCAGCGGCGAGTTGCCGGTTTCGCACCTTCCGTCTCTGCTCCTGGTCGCGGCGCTATCCGCCGTCGTCGGCTACCTGGTGATCGGCGCGCTGCTCGGCTGGGTCCGGCGTAGGAGTCTGCAGGTCTTCGTCGCGTATCGGCTCGTCCTGGGCGCCGTCCTGCTGGTCCTGTTCCAGTCGTAG
- a CDS encoding FKBP-type peptidyl-prolyl cis-trans isomerase: MTKPRTYLSLIAATLALLVAIPACAQEEASAAANDEPPLPETWDQKASYALGVNVGSNLGPNDFLLDPDLFLRGFRDALEGTEAMESDEIDSVLRELGAKMQAHADRQRQAALLENTARSSAFLAMKAKEEGIVKRDSGLLYRELRAGEGESPTAAQAVTVHYRGTLIDGTQFDSTYDRDQPATSPVNGFIPGWVEALQLMKPGAKWELFIPADLAYGADGAPPAIPPGAALRFEIELLEVQ, from the coding sequence ATGACCAAGCCACGCACGTACCTCAGCTTGATCGCCGCAACTCTTGCCCTGCTGGTGGCGATTCCCGCCTGCGCCCAGGAAGAGGCCAGCGCCGCGGCCAACGATGAGCCGCCCCTCCCGGAAACCTGGGACCAGAAGGCCTCCTACGCGCTCGGCGTGAACGTCGGCAGCAACCTGGGGCCGAACGACTTCCTGCTCGACCCCGATCTGTTTCTCCGCGGCTTCAGGGACGCACTGGAAGGTACGGAGGCGATGGAGTCCGACGAAATCGACAGCGTGCTCAGGGAACTCGGCGCCAAGATGCAGGCGCACGCGGATCGCCAGCGACAGGCGGCGCTGCTCGAGAACACCGCCCGCAGCTCGGCGTTTCTGGCCATGAAGGCAAAGGAAGAAGGCATCGTCAAGAGGGACTCCGGCCTGCTCTACCGCGAACTCCGGGCCGGCGAGGGCGAAAGCCCGACCGCGGCCCAGGCAGTGACCGTCCACTACCGGGGCACCCTGATCGACGGCACGCAGTTCGACAGCACCTACGACCGCGACCAACCCGCCACCAGCCCCGTCAACGGCTTCATTCCCGGCTGGGTGGAGGCGCTCCAGTTGATGAAGCCGGGCGCAAAGTGGGAACTCTTCATCCCGGCCGACCTGGCGTACGGCGCGGACGGCGCACCGCCCGCCATTCCACCGGGCGCCGCACTCAGGTTCGAAATCGAGCTGTTGGAGGTCCAGTAG
- a CDS encoding response regulator transcription factor, whose amino-acid sequence MRAATDEAARVLLIEDEENLAAGIRFNLEAEGLDVDWIGDGEEALARIRDPRYQLVILDVMLPGVDGFTLCEEARRNGVDTPVLFLTAKATVDDRIRGLEAGGDDYLAKPFHLTELLLRVQAILRRRAWGVAETGPDVVRFGDNHFDFTAFAGASWDGKNQQLTQKEAMILKTLAEREGEVVSREDILDRVWGYEAFPSSRTIDNFVLRLRKRFEPDPERPRHFHTVRGVGYRFTVEAD is encoded by the coding sequence GTGAGAGCCGCGACCGACGAGGCGGCCCGGGTCCTCCTGATCGAGGACGAGGAGAATCTGGCCGCCGGCATTCGCTTCAACCTCGAGGCGGAGGGTCTCGACGTCGACTGGATCGGCGACGGCGAGGAGGCGCTGGCTCGGATCCGCGATCCCCGCTACCAGCTGGTGATTCTCGACGTGATGCTGCCGGGTGTGGACGGTTTCACGCTGTGCGAGGAGGCGAGGCGGAACGGTGTCGATACACCGGTGCTGTTCCTCACCGCGAAGGCGACGGTCGACGATCGCATTCGCGGGCTCGAAGCCGGGGGCGACGACTACCTCGCCAAGCCCTTCCACCTCACCGAGTTGCTCCTTCGGGTCCAGGCCATCCTGCGGCGCCGTGCGTGGGGCGTGGCGGAGACGGGGCCGGATGTCGTGCGTTTCGGTGACAACCACTTCGACTTCACCGCCTTCGCCGGCGCCTCCTGGGATGGGAAGAACCAGCAGCTGACCCAGAAGGAGGCGATGATCCTCAAGACCCTGGCGGAGCGGGAAGGGGAAGTCGTCTCGCGCGAGGACATTCTCGACCGCGTCTGGGGCTACGAGGCGTTCCCGTCCTCCCGAACAATCGACAACTTCGTTCTCCGGTTGCGCAAGCGCTTCGAGCCCGATCCCGAGCGACCGCGGCACTTCCACACCGTCCGCGGCGTCGGCTACCGATTCACCGTCGAAGCGGATTGA